GTATCGGCAGTGCACGGATCCGCGTCATCGCAATTCCGTGACTGGAAGACACAGCCGGTCGTAGAAGAACATAAATCCGTGGTACACAGATCGAAATCGTTGCAGATCACGGGGTCGCTCAAATTGGGTTCGCACATTCCGCCGCCGCCGCATCGACCTGAGTAACACTTGTTTGGCGAGGTGCTGCAGTGAAGACCCAAAAAGATCGTGTAACCGCATCCCAGAGGCGGTGGCCCCGCCACGGAGCAGCTCCATCGAATGCATTCATTGTCGCTCGGGCATAAGGATTTTTCAGCCTGGTGGCTGCATCTTCGATCGTTAGAGATGCATTGATCCACGGTGCATTGGAGGCCGTCGTCGCAATTCCGGGGAGAACCGCCCATGCAATTCCCGCCGCTACAGAAATCGGCCACCGTGCAGAAGTCCCCATCCTCACAGGTTCCCGATCCCGGGACGAACGTGAGCGTGCACTCGCCGGATTCCGGATCGCAGGCGTTCGCGGTACACGGATTGCCGTCCTCACAGTCGATGGGCGTCGCGATGCAGCCGGTGTCTGCCACGCAGCTGTCGCGCGTGCAGGGGTTCCCGTCGTCGCATGCAATGGCGGCTCCGTGGCACGGTCCCCCGGCTATCGACTGGCAGAAATCGTTCGACGTGCAGGGATCGTGATCGTTGCACGCAGATCCGGCCGCAAGCGGAGCGCCGCTGCACTGCCCGAACTGGTCGCATTCTCCTGCTGCGAAACAGTCTCCCTCCACGTCGCAGGCGGTGCCCTTCGGGAGGTCGGTCCCCTGGCAGGATCCAATGGTGTCGCAGGAATCGCCTTGCGTGCAGGGATTGGCGTCGTCGCACGGGGTCCCCGGGGTTTGAACCGTGCCGCGGCAGATCCCTGCGCTGTCGCACGTATCGCCGAGGGTGCACGCACGAGAATCGTCACAGGGCGAGCCGGGGCTGGGAGTCTGCCGGCAGGCGCCTGTAAGAGTGTCGCAGGCGCTGACCGTGCATGGATTGCGGTCGTCGCACAGCTTGGGGGCATGCGTGCAGGTGCCTGTTGTGGTGTTGCAGCCGTCGATGGTGCAGGGATTGAAATCGTCGCACGGAGGACAATCGACTTCCAGCGCAGCGCTCCGGGAGGCGCGGGTTCCTCCATAACCGGGGGCTCCGGCGAGGGCGGTCGCCAGCGCCAGCAAGGCTGTGAAGAACAGGGCGATCCGTCGTCCTGTGGACGGAGCTCTCATGACAACCCCCTTGGCCCGGTGGACCGCCCGCGGGCCTGGCAATCTGAAGCATGTGGACGAACGAGGAAGTTCTACCGGACTAAGTACGCCTGGGTCACGGGCTTGTCAAGGGTGAATCCTGTTGAGAGCTTCCGGGGGCGGGGGCTATACTCCGGGGCAGGATGCTCAGCCTGGCGCGCCGCAGCGAGGCGACCCTCAGAATCAAAGGCTCCCGTTTCCTGGCGTTCGCGCTGCCGGTGGACTCCGAAGACCAGGCGCGGCGGGAGATCGAAGCCTTCGAGACGAGCTACCCGGATGCCAGCCACTGCTGCTTGGCTTACCGCGTGTCGACGCCCGCGGCGGGTGTCGAGCGGTCCAGCGACGCCGGGGAGCCGGCCGGCTCCGCCGGCGCGCCGATTCTTTCGGTCCTCAAGGGAAGAAGCCTGGAGAACGTCCTGGTTGTTGTCGTCAGATACTTCGGAGGTGTCAAGCTCGGCGTCGGGGGGCTGGTTCGGGCCTACCGTGATGCCGCCATCGCGGCGATCGATGCCGGGGAGATCCTGGAGCGCATTCCGACCCGGCGGCTGGAAGCGCGCGTGCCGTTGCAGTGGTCGGGCGAGATGCGCTCGCACACAGCGCGCCTGGGAGGATCGATTCTCTCCGAGACCTATGATGACGAGGCGCGCTTCGTGATCTCGATTGGCGTGGACAGGATGGAAGAGCTGCGCAGCCGGATCGACGATCTCACCCGTGGCGCGGCCTCCTGGCGGGAGGCCTAGATGCCGCGCTGCGGAAAAACCTCCACGCCCCCGGCAATCCTCCGTGTCTTTCCCCTCACCGGCTGCATCCTGCTCCCCGGGAACTGGCTGCCGCTGCATATCTTCGAGCCGCGCTACCGCGCCCTGGTCACGGATGCCATCGCCTCCGATCAGTTCATCGGCATGGTCCAGCCGGTCATCCCGGCGCCCGACAACTCCGGGCCGGTGGAGGAGCCGAACGGGGCGCCGGAGCTGCACCACATCGGCGGGGCAGGACGCATCGAGCACTATCTGCCCGAGCCGGATGGCCGCTTTCACATCCTGCTCAAGGGAGTGACGCGGTTCCGGCTGATCCGGGAGCTGGCAGTGGAGAAGGGATACCGGCGGTTCGAGGTCAGCTACGAAGGCTACGATGCCGATGCGCTGGAGCCGAGACGTCCGCTGGACGCCGCCGACATTCTCGAGGCCTTACAAGTCTTGCGCGCTTCCCACAGCATCTCGATCGAGCCGGAGGATTTCAAGAATCTCGCCGGGATCGCCGTGTTGAACGGTCTCGCGGCCGCCTTGCCGTTTTCCCCGGCCGAGAAGCAGGCGTTGCTGGAAGCGCCGGCCCCCTGCGACCGGCAGAAGATCCTGCTGGCCCTGATGACCATGGGGTTCCGGCAGGGGACGGGCACTCGGGTATTGCCTCCCGGGACGATCCATTGACGCGACCAGCTTCACCTGGCTCGGGAAGGTGCTCGGTTGCGACTGCGACGTAATTCCACACGAAGGAGCTAACTCTCATGCGAATTCTCCGCTCGATTCACAAGCACCTGCCGGCCGTTTTCTGTCTTCTCGCTTTTCTGGCAGCAGGCCCCGCCTGGCCTGCCGGCAAGAAAGGAGAGGAGGGGACCGCCGCGCCCGCGGCGCCCGGCGGCAAGGATCTCTTCCTGGTGCGGCTCATACCTTCGACGCCCGGGGCCGAGGCGACCGAGGAGCAGAAAGCGCGCATCGTGATGCACTTCGAGCACCTGAAGTCGCTGCAGGCACGCGGCGTCCTGGTTCTGGCGGGCATGAGCACCGATGTCTTCGAGGGACTGATCGTCCTGAAGGCGGCGGACCAGGCCCAGGCCGAGGAGCTGATGGCCAATGATCCAGCGGTTGCGGCGGCCATCTACAAGGTGGAGATGCATCCTTTTCAGATCGTCCTGTCGGGTGCATCCCGCTAATCTCACCGTGCTATACTCCCGCCGCCACGACGGCGGAGAGCATGTTCAAGAAGCGCCGCAACCCCCAGGAAAACCGGCCGACCATCCCCACCGATGATGGGAAATCCGCTGCCGCCACCGTCATAGGGTCCGACCACATTCTCAGCGGCGAGCTGGTCTCCGAGGAGAACATCCGCGTGCATGGACGGGTGGAGGGAAACATCTCCACCTCCGGCTCGCTGTTCGTGGAGCCCTCCGGGTTCGTCAAGGGCGACATCACCGCGGAAAACGTGGTGGTGGAAGGAAGCGTGGAGGGGACGGTTATCGCGGCGCAGAAGTTCGAGCTGCGGCCGGCGGGCAGGATCCAGGGCGACATCCGTGCGTCGGTGGTGGCGATTGCCGAGGATTCGTTCCTTCGTGGCCGCGTGCTCGCTACCGAGCGCGTCTCCTCGATGACGGCGGTGAAACGTCGGGTGGAGCGCAGGTAGGCGCTTGAACCGGCGCGTCGTGATCGTCCTGGCGGTTTTCCTGGCCCTCGCTTCGCTGCTCGTGGCCTATACCGTCACGCACCAGCGTCCCCGCGTTCCTGCCGACTCCGATCACCTGCAATCGGACGATCCACAGAACTGCCTGAGATGCCACGGCCGCGGGCAGCCGAATGCCCGATCGAAAAACCATCCTCTCGACGACAAATGCTGGGATTGCCACGAGCGTGCCCGCTGAACTTTCTAGAGGGAAGCGCCCGAGGCGGTGGGTCCGATCGGGTAGTGGGAGGGGGACGGAGCTCCGTCCGGAACGACCAGCCTGCGCAGCAGTCCGAGCCCAAGCCCGAGCCCGCTGGCAACGACTCGCGCTCCCAGCCTGTGACGCAGGGAGCGGTATTCCTGGCGGCCGGCAATCAGGTCCGAGACGACCGCTTGAATCGGCCGGCTGGCGGATGCCAGCAGGGTGAAAGCCTCACAGAACCGGCGCGCGAAGAAAGCACCACGGTGGTCCCGCGCCCATGCCATCTCATCTCCGAACGCCGCGGCACAGGCGCGAGGGTAGGCGGCGGGATCGTCCCGCTCCAGCGCTTGGGAGAGGAAGCGCGATGAAAGCAGAGCGTAGTGGATGCCCTCGCGCGTGAGGGGGTCCACGAAGCCGGCGGCATCACCCGTCAGCGCCCAGCCTTTTCCCAGGCAGGAATCCTCGACCTTCAGAGAGGACGGCAAAGAAGGAATCTTCGCGCCGTAGCGGACGGTGTGCCTGAGGATCTGCGCGCCGTAGAAATCGATCAGGAAGCGCTCCATCTGCTCGAACAGCGGTTGTGAATTCCCGCCGGCGCCGTCGCCGCAGATTCCCGCGGCGAGGTGATCCCGGCGGGGAAAGATCCAGGCGTAGCCATCGAGACCGTCATAGAACTTCAGGATGATCTCGTCCGACGAGTAGCCTTCCAGGAAGTATCCGATTCCGATCGACCCGTCCAGGCGGGGCAGGTGCGGCGCGACGCGCGAGCGGACCAGGCCGCTGGCGCCGTCCGCCCCGATCAGGAAATCGCCCTGCTCCTTCCTCCCGGCGCCATCGGTGACCTCCCAGGCCTGATCCCTGCGGAAGACGGCGACCACTTTCTCCCGACGCACCTCGGTTCCCGCTCCGGCGGCCCGCTCCAGGAGGATGCGGTTGAGATCGCAGCGGCTGAAGACCCGCAGCGGCTCGGCCAGCGGCACCAGCGCTTCGCGTCCGGAAGGGGAGAAGATGCGCGCCCGAACGGCGATGCGCTGCGGCAAGCCGGCATCGGCCAGCGCCGGGCAGAGATCGACCCCGCGCTCCGGGACGCCGCCCCCGCATGGCTTTTCCCATCCGGGACGTGCCTCGTAGAGAATGACGCGCGCCCCTTTTGACGCGGCCAGCTCGGCAGCCTGCGAGCCGGCGGGTCCGCCGCCCACGATGATCAGCTTCATTTCGTTTCGCCCTGACGCCCGCGGCGGGTCGCCGCGCGCGGGCGGTTGCCGGAGAGATCCGTCCTCATTATAGTGACCGCCCCTTCGGACGGAGCATTCGTGGCCTACTACCTGGGGAAATTCCTGGAGCTGAACGGCATGGTGCTGCTCGGTCTGGGACTTTTCTGGGGCATGGCGCGCGACGACGTCAAGGGAGAGATCGCCATGCTCGCCCTGGGGGCCGCCATCTTTCTGATCGGCTACATGCTGGAGAAGAGAGCCATGCGGGGGGAGTGAGCGGGGCTCAGTGCTTCGCGGCCGTCTGGCTCTTGCACTTGGCGGAGGTCTCCTCGATGAAGCGGCTGAGCGCTTCCACCCGCGCCGGGTTCTTCTCCAGCGATCGTGCCTTCTCCATCAGCGGCACCGCCTCGCAGTGCCGCAGCAGTCCCGCGAGCGCTCCCGCCAGACTGAGGTAGGCGCTCGGATCGTCGGGAGTGATCGACAGCAGGGACTGGTAAATCATGACGGCGCTGTCGTAGTCTCCCGCCTTCATGTGGGCTCCCCCCAGCTTCTCCACCGCCTCGGCGGAAAACGGATCCAGATTGGCCGCCTTGGCGTAGGCGCTCACCGCGGTGAAGATCTGTCCGCGGGCCATCAGGTTGTCGCCGGTGCGCAGGAAGGCTTCGACGGAGCTGGGATTGCCGTTGATCGCATCGGCGTAGGCCTGCGAAGCGCGGATGGTGTCCCCCGTGACCTTGCGGAGATCCCCCAGGAGAAGATTGATGCGCTCGTCCTGCGGGTAGATCTCCTTGGCTTTTTCGCACGCCGCGATGGCTTCGATGAGGTTTCCCTTTTCCTTCAGGACGGAAGCCAGCAGGTAGAGAGACGAAGCATCATGCCCGTTCAGCTTGATCAAGGTGCGGACTTCTTTTTCCGCCAGCTCCGTCCGCCCCGCGCGCAGGGCACATTGCGTCGCGAGGGAATGGGCCTGCTGCGATGCCGCGTCGGCCTGGCCGGCGCGCAGCAGCGCCGGGATGCCGTGCTCGAAATCACCGCGGGCACAGGCGGCCTGACCGGATTTGAGGTCCACGCCGGCGAGCAGCATGCGCGACACACGAAGGACCGTCAGTCCCGCCAGCAGCACGAAGACCACGCTCGCAGCCGCTCCCAGCGCCTTGCGGCGGCGCGGCTCGAAGGTCCAATCCAGAGTGCGCTCCGATCTCCCGGTCGCCGGGTCGCGCGGCCCCGCGGCGGCGAACGCCGCGAGCAGGACGGCGCTCCAGAGCGTCGGCTGCTCCCTCAGGGGATTGGCCAGCATGGCCGAGGCGGCCAATCCTGCCAGCCCGGCGACGCCGGCTGCCGGCAACGCCGCTCCGCCTCGGGCCCTTGCCAGACCGGAGCGCAGCAAGGCGATGCCCGCCCAGAGGAGGAGCAACAGCCCCACGCCTCCCAGCTCGGCGCCGATTTGCAGATACTCGTTGCCCGCCTGGGTGGGGATCCTCGCCGCGGTGAATCCGGTTCGCGGATGGGTGTTTCCCGCGACGTTGGCGAAACCCTCGCGCCAGTTGCCTGCTCCTATGCCGAGGGGATGAGACAGCGCCAGTCCGCTCGTTACGCGCCATGTCTCGAAGCCCAGCTTCCAGCCCTGGAGCTCGCTCATCTTGAAAGAAGGCGGAGAAGAGCTGATGACTATTCCCGTTCCCTTGGTGCCCCAGGCGATGGCAACGGCCGCCAGAACCACCGCCAGAACGGGTGCCGCGAGCGGCCGGCGGGGCGATGGGGCTCCCATGCGGATGGAGCGCAGCGCACGCAGCGCCGCGTAGGCCAATGCGGCGAAGGCGAGGGCCGCCCAGGCTCCGCGGGATCGCGCCAGCACGACATAGGCGGCCGAAGCCCCTGCGCCCAGCCACCAGAGCCATCTGGCGACGCCGGAGCTGGTCTCGGCCAGCATCAGCACCACGGGAAACGCGAGGGCCGTGAACAGCGCCGCCGTGCTCACGTCTCCCACCAGCACGCCTCCCATATTGGAAGGAAGCCAGGTAGTGATCGGCCCCATGAGAATCTGGGAAAGGCCCAGCCCGGCGGTGACCAGGGCCCCT
This genomic stretch from Candidatus Polarisedimenticolia bacterium harbors:
- a CDS encoding YigZ family protein, which codes for MLSLARRSEATLRIKGSRFLAFALPVDSEDQARREIEAFETSYPDASHCCLAYRVSTPAAGVERSSDAGEPAGSAGAPILSVLKGRSLENVLVVVVRYFGGVKLGVGGLVRAYRDAAIAAIDAGEILERIPTRRLEARVPLQWSGEMRSHTARLGGSILSETYDDEARFVISIGVDRMEELRSRIDDLTRGAASWREA
- a CDS encoding LON peptidase substrate-binding domain-containing protein, which gives rise to MPRCGKTSTPPAILRVFPLTGCILLPGNWLPLHIFEPRYRALVTDAIASDQFIGMVQPVIPAPDNSGPVEEPNGAPELHHIGGAGRIEHYLPEPDGRFHILLKGVTRFRLIRELAVEKGYRRFEVSYEGYDADALEPRRPLDAADILEALQVLRASHSISIEPEDFKNLAGIAVLNGLAAALPFSPAEKQALLEAPAPCDRQKILLALMTMGFRQGTGTRVLPPGTIH
- a CDS encoding YciI family protein; the encoded protein is MRILRSIHKHLPAVFCLLAFLAAGPAWPAGKKGEEGTAAPAAPGGKDLFLVRLIPSTPGAEATEEQKARIVMHFEHLKSLQARGVLVLAGMSTDVFEGLIVLKAADQAQAEELMANDPAVAAAIYKVEMHPFQIVLSGASR
- a CDS encoding polymer-forming cytoskeletal protein; the encoded protein is MFKKRRNPQENRPTIPTDDGKSAAATVIGSDHILSGELVSEENIRVHGRVEGNISTSGSLFVEPSGFVKGDITAENVVVEGSVEGTVIAAQKFELRPAGRIQGDIRASVVAIAEDSFLRGRVLATERVSSMTAVKRRVERR
- a CDS encoding NAD(P)/FAD-dependent oxidoreductase — protein: MKLIIVGGGPAGSQAAELAASKGARVILYEARPGWEKPCGGGVPERGVDLCPALADAGLPQRIAVRARIFSPSGREALVPLAEPLRVFSRCDLNRILLERAAGAGTEVRREKVVAVFRRDQAWEVTDGAGRKEQGDFLIGADGASGLVRSRVAPHLPRLDGSIGIGYFLEGYSSDEIILKFYDGLDGYAWIFPRRDHLAAGICGDGAGGNSQPLFEQMERFLIDFYGAQILRHTVRYGAKIPSLPSSLKVEDSCLGKGWALTGDAAGFVDPLTREGIHYALLSSRFLSQALERDDPAAYPRACAAAFGDEMAWARDHRGAFFARRFCEAFTLLASASRPIQAVVSDLIAGRQEYRSLRHRLGARVVASGLGLGLGLLRRLVVPDGAPSPSHYPIGPTASGASL
- a CDS encoding tetratricopeptide repeat protein — protein: MAENGKAGHDRPGSGLRWPLAFVSLLLPFVIFPIALDPFQLPKQALVDVGAVAVLGVWLASVLRSNRVRLRSAGAALPLLFFLFFALLSIFQAPYKADALTAARDAAYAILVFFLTASALPPEDRLVPRCLSIGALVTAGLGLSQILMGPITTWLPSNMGGVLVGDVSTAALFTALAFPVVLMLAETSSGVARWLWWLGAGASAAYVVLARSRGAWAALAFAALAYAALRALRSIRMGAPSPRRPLAAPVLAVVLAAVAIAWGTKGTGIVISSSPPSFKMSELQGWKLGFETWRVTSGLALSHPLGIGAGNWREGFANVAGNTHPRTGFTAARIPTQAGNEYLQIGAELGGVGLLLLLWAGIALLRSGLARARGGAALPAAGVAGLAGLAASAMLANPLREQPTLWSAVLLAAFAAAGPRDPATGRSERTLDWTFEPRRRKALGAAASVVFVLLAGLTVLRVSRMLLAGVDLKSGQAACARGDFEHGIPALLRAGQADAASQQAHSLATQCALRAGRTELAEKEVRTLIKLNGHDASSLYLLASVLKEKGNLIEAIAACEKAKEIYPQDERINLLLGDLRKVTGDTIRASQAYADAINGNPSSVEAFLRTGDNLMARGQIFTAVSAYAKAANLDPFSAEAVEKLGGAHMKAGDYDSAVMIYQSLLSITPDDPSAYLSLAGALAGLLRHCEAVPLMEKARSLEKNPARVEALSRFIEETSAKCKSQTAAKH